One genomic segment of Calditrichota bacterium includes these proteins:
- a CDS encoding glycoside hydrolase family 31 protein, with protein sequence MASIEPTERGAFVTCEDGVTLELKFYTPEIVRVTLVRPDHPAPLLTDALLADSLIMTMGPRFGIMNVDSKLSDSPPKLVLQRDNEDDYYQVGLGGLKVTCDKDSLRLQFQNNNNVTFLADDPTMPYGWDGNEVRTWKTLAPNEKFFGLGEKGGGLDRRGREIVLWNSDTPGYTDNSDPLYQSIPFYIGVRDSIAYGVFFNNSYKTRFNFGAGQQRYSSFAAEDGPLDYFVIYGPSIAEVVQRYTSLTGKMNLPPLWSLGYQQCRWSYYPESEVRDLARTFRDKDIPCDVIYLDIHYMDGYRVFTWDSTRFPQPKKMLDDLAKDGFKIVPIIDPGVKADTNYFMAKVGLAQDLFVKYPDGTTHIGEVWPGKSFFPDFSKTETREWWGKHIADFRKLGVRGFWNDMNEPACWGQAFPLETIFDDNGQNSSHKKMHNLYALKMAQATYEGLLKAYPNERPFILTRAGFAGQQRYSASWTGDNLATEDHLELGIRMMLGMGLSGQPFVGMDIGGFMGTPSPELYARWIEVGAISPFCRTHTHYGSPDQEPWSFGENVEDISRKFLNFRYELLPYLYTLFYESSKSGEPIWRPLFYEFQDDPKCYDWGYQQQFMLGRDILVAPVTRVGQYTKKVYLPEGRWLDWNTEKVYEGPQEIIVDAHLDWLPMFLREGSIIVRRDAQEYTDERPIRELHFDVFQDSHSNSQKRAEFSLYEDDGISFDYKNNSANQVTYSFENNGTQMTFSKDSKGPLPPTRRNVLLTIHDVSPASYYLVLNGGPIVPTANQLNYDKDARTLTIEIGTDNFTTLAIRR encoded by the coding sequence GTGGCCTCCATTGAGCCCACCGAACGCGGCGCATTCGTAACATGCGAGGACGGCGTCACGCTCGAACTCAAATTCTATACTCCCGAAATCGTTCGCGTAACCTTAGTCCGCCCGGATCATCCCGCGCCCTTGCTCACGGATGCTCTGCTGGCGGATTCTTTGATTATGACGATGGGACCGCGATTTGGAATAATGAATGTTGATAGCAAGCTAAGTGATTCTCCGCCAAAATTAGTTCTGCAACGTGACAACGAAGACGATTATTATCAAGTGGGCCTTGGTGGACTGAAAGTTACGTGCGACAAAGATTCCCTCCGCCTTCAATTCCAAAACAATAACAACGTCACCTTCCTCGCCGACGATCCCACGATGCCCTACGGCTGGGACGGCAACGAAGTCCGTACGTGGAAAACTCTCGCCCCCAACGAAAAATTCTTCGGCTTAGGCGAGAAGGGCGGAGGACTCGACCGCCGTGGCCGCGAAATTGTATTGTGGAATAGCGACACTCCCGGCTACACCGACAACTCCGATCCCCTCTATCAATCGATCCCCTTCTACATCGGAGTTCGTGATAGCATCGCCTACGGCGTCTTCTTCAACAACTCCTACAAAACAAGATTCAATTTCGGCGCCGGACAACAGCGCTATTCCTCTTTCGCAGCCGAAGACGGCCCACTCGACTATTTCGTCATCTACGGTCCCTCCATTGCGGAAGTCGTCCAGCGTTATACTTCACTCACGGGCAAGATGAATCTCCCGCCGCTCTGGTCGTTAGGTTATCAGCAGTGCCGCTGGAGCTACTATCCCGAATCCGAAGTCCGTGATCTTGCTCGCACCTTCCGCGACAAAGACATCCCCTGCGACGTCATCTATCTCGACATTCACTACATGGATGGCTACCGCGTCTTCACATGGGATTCGACGCGCTTCCCGCAGCCGAAAAAAATGCTCGATGATTTGGCCAAAGACGGTTTCAAGATCGTCCCCATCATCGACCCCGGCGTCAAAGCCGACACAAATTACTTCATGGCAAAAGTTGGTCTCGCCCAAGATCTCTTCGTAAAATATCCCGACGGCACAACTCACATTGGCGAAGTCTGGCCCGGTAAATCTTTCTTCCCCGATTTCTCCAAAACAGAAACTCGCGAGTGGTGGGGAAAACACATCGCCGATTTTCGCAAATTAGGCGTACGCGGATTTTGGAATGACATGAACGAACCCGCCTGCTGGGGCCAAGCCTTCCCATTAGAGACAATCTTCGACGACAATGGCCAAAACTCGTCGCACAAAAAGATGCACAACCTCTACGCGCTGAAAATGGCCCAAGCGACCTACGAAGGATTGTTGAAAGCCTATCCCAACGAACGCCCGTTTATTCTAACTCGCGCAGGCTTCGCAGGACAACAGCGCTACTCCGCATCATGGACCGGCGACAACTTAGCCACCGAAGATCACTTGGAACTCGGCATTCGCATGATGTTAGGCATGGGCTTGAGCGGTCAACCCTTCGTCGGCATGGATATCGGCGGCTTCATGGGCACACCGTCACCCGAATTGTATGCGCGTTGGATAGAAGTTGGCGCAATTTCTCCCTTCTGCCGCACGCACACGCACTACGGTTCCCCCGATCAAGAACCCTGGTCCTTCGGTGAAAACGTCGAAGACATCAGCCGCAAGTTCCTGAACTTCCGCTACGAATTGCTCCCGTATCTCTACACACTCTTCTACGAGTCGAGCAAATCCGGCGAACCCATCTGGCGCCCGTTGTTCTACGAATTTCAAGATGACCCCAAGTGCTACGACTGGGGCTACCAACAACAATTCATGTTAGGCCGCGACATCTTAGTCGCTCCCGTAACACGAGTAGGTCAATACACCAAAAAAGTCTACCTCCCCGAAGGCCGCTGGTTAGATTGGAACACTGAAAAAGTCTACGAAGGCCCCCAAGAAATCATCGTCGATGCGCACTTAGACTGGCTCCCCATGTTCCTCCGCGAAGGCTCAATCATAGTCCGCCGCGACGCGCAAGAATACACAGACGAAAGACCCATCCGTGAGTTACATTTCGATGTCTTTCAAGATTCACACTCTAACTCACAAAAAAGAGCGGAATTCTCATTGTATGAAGACGATGGCATTTCATTTGACTACAAGAATAACTCTGCAAACCAAGTAACATACTCATTCGAGAACAACGGTACGCAAATGACCTTTAGTAAAGACAGCAAAGGTCCCTTGCCGCCAACGCGCAGAAACGTACTGCTTACGATTCACGATGTATCCCCAGCAAGTTATTATCTGGTCCTGAATGGCGGGCCAATCGTTCCAACCGCTAATCAGCTAAATTATGACAAGGATGCAAGAACGTTGACCATCGAGATTGGAACCGATAACTTCACAACTCTCGCAATACGAAGGTAA
- a CDS encoding sodium/solute symporter (Members of the Solute:Sodium Symporter (SSS), TC 2.A.21 as described in tcdb.org, catalyze solute:Na+ symport. Known solutes for members of the family include sugars, amino acids, nucleosides, inositols, vitamins, urea or anions, depending on the system.) has translation MNLSALDLIIIVAYFAAVFAVGIYFARRRKSDAAGYFLAGRNVGWFAIGASLFATNISSEHFVGLAGSGAAGGLAVGHFEWLACLIVLLLGWVFAPFYLRSQVYTMPEFLERRYDAKSRWYLTAVSIVAYVLTKVSVTLFAGALLLHELLGWDAYTSAIALVVTTGIYTVIGGLTAVIYTELLQAVILVLGALALTFLGLHEVGGWGELVAKTPPEFWSMFKAMSDPDFPWTGIVFGAPILGIWYWCTDQYIVQRVLSARGIEQARSGAIFAGYLKILPVFILVLPGMIAYVLYPDATGNGAYPALVSRLLPVGLKGIVVASLLAALMSSLASCFNSSSTLFTFDVYKKLKPDADEKTLVRVGRIATAVVVGLGILWVPFINVVSSQLYVYLQSVQAYISPPIAAVFLFGLLWSRANGQGSLAALLTGLVFGATRLIGEIVNKTSPLDPGLFRSMIEMNFLHFATMLFVICSLVLVAVSMATPPPAAASLNGLTFKYTDKAIRLPADPAAHKRNVALSILLISIVLILWGLFF, from the coding sequence ATGAACCTCTCCGCCTTAGACCTCATCATCATCGTCGCCTATTTCGCGGCGGTGTTTGCAGTCGGCATCTACTTCGCGCGTCGCCGCAAGAGTGATGCAGCAGGTTATTTCCTCGCGGGCCGCAATGTCGGTTGGTTCGCAATCGGCGCGTCCCTGTTCGCAACAAATATCTCGAGCGAACACTTCGTAGGACTCGCAGGCTCCGGCGCCGCCGGAGGTCTCGCCGTTGGACACTTCGAGTGGCTCGCCTGTTTGATTGTGCTCTTGCTCGGTTGGGTCTTCGCGCCGTTTTATTTAAGATCTCAAGTCTACACGATGCCCGAATTTCTCGAGCGTCGTTACGATGCAAAATCGCGCTGGTACCTGACCGCCGTAAGTATCGTCGCTTACGTCTTGACCAAAGTTTCCGTCACTCTCTTCGCGGGTGCTTTGCTACTGCACGAGCTGTTAGGCTGGGACGCTTACACATCAGCTATTGCATTAGTCGTCACCACAGGCATCTACACCGTAATCGGCGGATTGACAGCAGTCATCTACACGGAGTTGTTGCAAGCAGTCATCCTCGTACTCGGTGCACTCGCGTTGACATTCTTAGGTCTGCACGAAGTCGGCGGTTGGGGAGAATTGGTCGCCAAAACTCCGCCCGAATTCTGGAGCATGTTCAAGGCGATGAGTGATCCCGATTTCCCGTGGACCGGAATCGTCTTCGGCGCGCCGATCTTAGGCATCTGGTATTGGTGCACGGATCAATACATCGTCCAAAGAGTCTTGAGTGCGCGCGGCATCGAGCAAGCGAGAAGCGGAGCGATCTTCGCAGGCTACTTGAAAATCTTGCCCGTCTTCATTCTCGTTTTGCCCGGCATGATCGCGTATGTCTTGTATCCCGATGCCACCGGCAACGGAGCCTACCCCGCATTGGTTTCGCGATTGCTTCCCGTCGGTCTAAAAGGCATAGTCGTCGCAAGTTTGCTCGCGGCCCTGATGTCGTCGCTGGCCAGTTGCTTCAATAGTTCATCGACGCTCTTCACCTTCGACGTCTACAAAAAGCTAAAACCCGACGCCGACGAAAAAACTCTCGTCAGAGTCGGCAGAATCGCCACAGCAGTAGTGGTTGGCTTAGGCATCCTGTGGGTGCCGTTCATCAACGTCGTGTCTTCTCAACTCTACGTCTACCTGCAAAGTGTCCAAGCCTACATCAGTCCTCCCATCGCCGCGGTATTCTTGTTCGGCTTGCTGTGGTCACGAGCCAACGGTCAAGGTTCACTCGCGGCACTGCTGACGGGATTGGTGTTTGGTGCGACCAGGCTGATCGGCGAAATCGTGAACAAAACCTCGCCGCTCGATCCCGGTCTGTTCCGCAGCATGATTGAAATGAACTTTCTCCATTTTGCAACGATGTTGTTCGTCATCTGTTCGCTGGTCTTGGTAGCAGTGAGCATGGCCACACCTCCTCCGGCCGCCGCATCACTGAACGGCCTCACGTTCAAATACACAGACAAAGCCATCAGATTACCCGCAGACCCCGCAGCCCACAAACGCAACGTAGCGCTGTCCATTCTGCTAATCTCAATCGTCCTAATTCTCTGGGGCCTGTTCTTCTGA
- a CDS encoding alpha-amylase yields MLKFITLTIFVMLAVVACKASSDEDVTTPLDMTPPEWSRNAVIYEVNVRQFTTAGTFAAFAEHLPRLQELGVNILWFMPINPIGVENRKGSLGSYYSVKDYRAINPEFGTMDEWKNLVTQCHDMGFKVIIDWVANHTSWDNPLTVDHPDWYAHDNDGSFVPPVPDWTDVIQLNYDNDDLRAWMTESMQFWVEETNIDGFRCDVAGMVPLSFWEQAARELLPMKSLFLLMENESAEYHAAFHAGYGWELFHKSINVAAGERAVADLLTYFSTHKQNYPPDSYAMYFTSNHDENSWNGTEFEHFHSAALPFAAMIMTAPGIPLIYNGQESGFNRRLLFFEKDSIDWADNQYTDFYEKLTALKHRNPALRNGEQGADLVPVNFTGDETALCYKRERDNSRVVVIVNTSQTGLNITLNDPSVVGTYQDVLEETATTLTGTDHITLPAGAAKVLELQ; encoded by the coding sequence ATGCTAAAATTCATCACGCTAACGATATTCGTAATGCTCGCCGTCGTCGCGTGCAAAGCATCTTCCGACGAAGACGTCACCACTCCGCTCGACATGACGCCGCCCGAGTGGTCGCGCAACGCCGTCATCTACGAAGTCAACGTGCGTCAGTTCACGACCGCAGGCACCTTCGCAGCCTTCGCCGAGCATCTCCCCCGTTTGCAGGAACTCGGCGTGAACATTCTATGGTTTATGCCCATCAATCCCATCGGCGTCGAAAATCGCAAAGGCTCGCTCGGCAGTTATTACTCAGTCAAAGACTACCGCGCAATAAATCCCGAGTTCGGCACGATGGACGAGTGGAAAAACCTCGTCACTCAGTGTCACGACATGGGCTTCAAGGTTATCATTGATTGGGTTGCCAATCACACGTCGTGGGACAATCCATTGACCGTCGATCATCCCGACTGGTACGCGCACGACAATGACGGGAGTTTTGTGCCCCCCGTTCCCGACTGGACGGACGTGATTCAACTGAACTACGACAACGACGATCTCCGCGCGTGGATGACTGAGTCGATGCAGTTCTGGGTCGAGGAAACCAACATCGACGGCTTCCGTTGCGACGTCGCGGGCATGGTGCCGCTGAGTTTCTGGGAGCAAGCCGCACGCGAGCTCTTGCCGATGAAATCGCTCTTCTTGTTAATGGAAAACGAATCCGCCGAATATCACGCCGCCTTCCACGCGGGCTACGGCTGGGAACTCTTCCACAAATCCATCAACGTCGCCGCAGGCGAGCGCGCCGTCGCCGATTTGCTGACCTATTTCTCGACGCACAAGCAAAACTATCCGCCAGACTCGTATGCGATGTATTTCACCAGCAATCACGACGAGAACAGTTGGAACGGCACCGAGTTCGAACACTTTCATAGCGCGGCCCTTCCTTTCGCCGCGATGATCATGACCGCGCCCGGCATTCCGCTGATCTACAACGGCCAAGAATCCGGTTTCAATCGCCGCTTGTTGTTCTTCGAAAAAGATTCCATCGATTGGGCTGACAATCAATACACCGATTTTTATGAAAAACTAACTGCTCTAAAACACAGAAACCCCGCTCTCCGTAATGGAGAACAGGGTGCAGATTTGGTTCCCGTGAATTTCACAGGCGATGAAACGGCGTTGTGCTACAAAAGAGAACGCGACAACAGCAGAGTTGTGGTCATAGTCAACACAAGCCAAACCGGCCTGAACATCACGCTAAACGATCCCAGCGTCGTCGGAACATATCAAGATGTTTTGGAAGAAACAGCCACAACTCTAACCGGCACGGACCACATCACACTACCCGCAGGCGCAGCCAAAGTCTTAGAGCTGCAGTAG
- a CDS encoding T9SS type A sorting domain-containing protein gives MNGDGHQDILLSLYLQSAGAGWRSALFLGGPGVFDTIPDWIGALSDLHYLTNVGDYNGDGRDDYTKRPLNEGMFNFYLGEIPGSDDALWSHFDFNSSHMGFGDVNGDGYSDFGRVILLGDSGYVRAELYLGSPLADSLPALIRVRPSAAGNTFEYYHRIVGDINGDGYDDIISRATSFAEGARKYIYWGGPDMDLVDDVELHWPNNNVPKYVTPLGDINGDGYDDVAHYEHYLTPPNDHIEVWLGGDPLPESPAWVLDGPLDGMNYPYRIGEAGDFNGDGIDDWFFSAYHGLEERGRIIVVAGDRNFGLPVREPTLLPHNLSLSVFPNPFNSTLRISLDAPLHSDVNVVLYDLLGREVDVIYRGRVAGSAISYTAPAGLASGIYFARASAGDRVALRKVVLLK, from the coding sequence GTGAACGGCGACGGCCATCAAGATATTCTCCTTAGCCTTTACCTGCAGTCTGCTGGGGCAGGTTGGCGTTCGGCGTTATTCTTAGGTGGCCCAGGGGTATTTGATACGATTCCTGACTGGATTGGAGCACTTTCCGATCTTCACTATCTTACCAACGTGGGCGACTACAATGGGGATGGTCGGGATGATTACACGAAACGACCGTTGAACGAAGGAATGTTCAACTTTTACTTGGGTGAAATTCCGGGATCTGATGATGCGCTGTGGTCACACTTTGATTTCAATTCCAGTCACATGGGATTTGGCGACGTGAATGGCGACGGTTACTCGGACTTTGGACGAGTCATCCTGCTCGGAGATAGTGGATACGTTCGCGCGGAACTCTATTTGGGCTCTCCGTTGGCAGATTCGCTGCCGGCATTGATCCGTGTTCGCCCATCGGCAGCAGGGAATACGTTTGAATATTACCACCGGATAGTGGGCGACATAAACGGGGACGGATACGATGACATCATATCTCGTGCGACCTCATTTGCCGAGGGCGCACGGAAATACATCTACTGGGGTGGACCGGACATGGATCTTGTTGATGACGTCGAGTTACATTGGCCGAACAATAATGTGCCCAAGTACGTGACGCCGTTAGGGGACATCAATGGGGATGGGTATGACGATGTCGCGCATTACGAACACTACTTAACTCCCCCCAATGACCACATCGAGGTTTGGTTAGGTGGGGATCCGTTGCCGGAGTCGCCGGCGTGGGTGTTGGATGGCCCGTTGGACGGGATGAACTATCCGTACCGGATCGGTGAAGCGGGAGATTTTAACGGGGACGGGATCGACGACTGGTTTTTCTCGGCGTATCATGGTCTCGAAGAGCGCGGCAGAATCATCGTCGTTGCGGGCGACCGGAACTTTGGTTTGCCGGTACGGGAGCCGACACTGTTGCCACACAATTTATCTCTTTCCGTTTTCCCCAATCCCTTCAACTCAACACTTCGTATTTCTCTCGACGCGCCGCTGCATTCTGATGTAAACGTGGTGTTGTATGATTTGTTGGGGCGAGAGGTGGATGTGATTTATCGGGGGAGGGTAGCGGGTTCTGCGATTTCTTATACGGCTCCTGCTGGGCTTGCGAGTGGGATCTATTTTGCGCGGGCGTCGGCAGGAGATCGGGTGGCGCTTCGGAAAGTGGTGCTGCTGAAGTAG
- a CDS encoding polyisoprenoid-binding protein, translated as MKMIQLLVLALVVAGSTAFAADWNIDKAHSSINFSTKHMLVSTVHGKFEDFDGTVSFDPKDLSTISTNFTVQMASVNTDNEKRDGHLKTGDFFDVEHFPTMTFVSKKAEQTGEGKAMLTGDLTIRGVTKEVTFDVEGFNQEVKSPWGTFNTGGTATTTINRFDYGVAWDTKLDSGGLVVGQDVNITVELELNRPAE; from the coding sequence ATGAAGATGATTCAATTGCTGGTCTTGGCATTGGTGGTTGCGGGATCGACGGCGTTTGCGGCGGATTGGAATATCGACAAGGCGCACTCGTCGATTAATTTTTCGACGAAGCACATGCTGGTATCCACCGTGCATGGCAAGTTCGAGGATTTTGACGGCACGGTGAGTTTTGATCCGAAGGATTTGTCAACGATCAGCACGAACTTCACGGTGCAGATGGCTTCGGTAAATACGGACAACGAGAAGCGCGACGGACATTTGAAGACGGGAGACTTTTTTGATGTCGAGCACTTTCCGACGATGACGTTTGTCTCAAAGAAAGCCGAGCAAACGGGTGAAGGCAAAGCGATGCTGACGGGTGATTTGACGATTCGCGGCGTTACGAAGGAAGTGACGTTTGACGTAGAAGGGTTCAATCAGGAAGTGAAGTCTCCGTGGGGTACGTTCAACACAGGCGGCACGGCGACGACGACGATTAACCGTTTTGATTACGGTGTTGCTTGGGACACGAAGCTCGACTCGGGTGGTTTGGTTGTCGGCCAAGATGTGAATATTACGGTCGAGCTGGAACTGAATCGTCCGGCTGAATAA
- a CDS encoding MarR family transcriptional regulator gives MGTKHKGSASEVRALDAYIKLMRAADSVTSRVSKALAPHNLTISQFGVLEALMHLGELHQNDLGHKLLKSSGNITLVVDNLEKRGLIQRERSTEDRRFVWVRLTKAGDEYIQKVFPEIVPVITDSLVVLSPFELEKMAEYLKQVGQKAAEPI, from the coding sequence ATGGGAACCAAACACAAGGGCAGCGCGTCTGAAGTACGTGCACTGGATGCCTACATTAAGTTGATGCGCGCGGCAGATTCGGTGACGAGCCGTGTGTCTAAGGCACTGGCTCCGCACAATCTGACGATTAGTCAGTTTGGTGTGCTGGAAGCCCTGATGCATTTGGGCGAACTTCACCAGAACGACTTAGGACACAAGCTGCTGAAGAGCTCCGGGAACATCACGTTGGTGGTGGACAATCTTGAGAAGCGGGGGCTGATCCAGAGAGAGCGGAGCACGGAGGACCGACGGTTTGTGTGGGTGCGGTTGACGAAAGCCGGAGACGAGTACATTCAAAAGGTTTTTCCGGAGATTGTGCCGGTGATTACGGATTCTTTGGTGGTGTTGTCGCCGTTTGAATTGGAGAAGATGGCGGAGTATTTGAAACAGGTGGGGCAGAAGGCGGCTGAGCCGATTTAA
- a CDS encoding alpha-hydroxy-acid oxidizing protein: MNNILRISDFELRAKEVLTTMAWEYLGSAAGDELTLKWNITAFDRIQFLPRVLNDVSELDTSVELFGERLPHPVMLAPVAYHKLFHKNGEIESAKGAALAESVYCVSTMTNTSIEEIAQSSPQTRLWYQLYVQRDRGYTKNIIERVEAAGAKAIVVTVDTPVLGNRVREARAGFHLPDGLNRAMLEGLPKEFQIIGHDTDLQGIYYPLCDPKLSWKDIEWIVQTATVPVVLKGILHPDDADIAIQSGAQGVIVSNHGARNLDTVPPTIEMLPDIVDRIDGEIPVLFDGGIRRGTDILKAMALGASAVMVGRPYVWGLAVQGAAGIEKAVSLLLTEMKIAMALCGRARLSEVDEGILL, translated from the coding sequence ATGAACAACATCCTGAGAATTTCCGATTTTGAATTGCGGGCTAAAGAGGTTTTGACCACGATGGCGTGGGAATACCTCGGCAGCGCGGCGGGTGATGAACTCACTTTGAAGTGGAATATCACAGCGTTCGACCGCATTCAGTTTTTGCCGCGAGTTTTGAATGACGTGTCCGAACTCGACACGTCCGTCGAACTGTTCGGCGAACGGCTGCCGCATCCGGTGATGCTTGCGCCCGTGGCCTATCACAAACTGTTTCACAAGAACGGCGAGATTGAAAGTGCAAAAGGCGCCGCGCTCGCCGAATCAGTTTACTGCGTGAGTACGATGACGAACACGTCGATCGAAGAGATCGCGCAATCGTCGCCTCAGACAAGACTCTGGTATCAGCTCTATGTGCAGCGTGATCGCGGCTACACGAAAAATATCATCGAACGAGTCGAAGCCGCCGGAGCCAAAGCGATTGTTGTGACGGTCGATACTCCGGTGCTCGGCAACCGCGTCCGCGAAGCTCGCGCGGGATTTCATCTTCCTGACGGACTGAATCGCGCGATGTTGGAAGGTTTGCCGAAAGAATTTCAAATTATCGGACATGACACGGATTTGCAGGGAATTTACTATCCGCTCTGCGATCCGAAACTCTCGTGGAAAGATATCGAGTGGATTGTCCAAACCGCGACTGTTCCCGTGGTTTTGAAAGGAATTCTACATCCTGACGACGCGGATATTGCGATTCAATCCGGCGCGCAAGGAGTGATTGTCAGCAATCACGGCGCGCGAAATCTGGACACGGTGCCGCCGACGATTGAAATGCTGCCGGACATCGTGGATCGGATTGACGGAGAAATTCCGGTTTTGTTCGACGGAGGAATTCGTCGCGGAACGGACATTCTGAAGGCGATGGCTTTGGGAGCGAGTGCGGTGATGGTCGGCCGGCCGTATGTTTGGGGACTTGCAGTTCAGGGAGCCGCGGGAATCGAAAAAGCTGTGAGTTTGCTTTTGACGGAGATGAAAATCGCGATGGCTTTGTGCGGAAGAGCCCGGTTGAGCGAGGTGGACGAGGGGATTCTACTTTAG
- a CDS encoding DUF2326 domain-containing protein, with protein sequence MKLSSIYSNYPDEFSTVKFEPGLNVILGEIRFPQNIEKDSHNLGKSILGKIIDFCLLSKSTKEHFLQKRIAVFSKFEFLLEIELRKNDFLTIKRGVSDPNRISIKYHDTRWQDFSKLEDDEWSHSLLPFDKAKDIVDGKLDLHGLRPWSFRKIVPFLIRSQDDYDQIFQVKKFAGPHSDWKPFIAHILGFPYENVVELYSTEDEKEAKSQEESTIRKEVGGTVEDISKIDGTLLVKRSAFDRKRIQLDEFDFRKFDQEKIKLVAEQLDSQIAQLNSERYSLNAARRRVKEVLTDETILFDPKRAESLFAEANVLFPDQLKKDFVQLLEFNRKITEERRKYLNDELAEIEEGVSRIGKEINALGVKRKNALKFLGGSDVIEKFKSISQEMSNLQADIISLERRRESLARLQSLRAELRSLNNKIEQLKEAVENDVLNAESNDTFRNIRLFFNDIVESVIGRKAVLSVSPNRDGHLEFKYDLLDVQENLTSQGDGFTYRKFLCIAADLAILRAHIDSAFPHFVFHDGVFDALDPRKRISLMRVIRSYCDLGLQHIVTLIDSDIPAVPESDVSFFSDSEVVLRLHDNGDQGRLFKMPMW encoded by the coding sequence ATGAAGCTATCTTCCATATATTCCAACTATCCGGATGAGTTCTCTACTGTGAAGTTTGAACCCGGACTGAATGTCATTTTGGGCGAGATTCGTTTTCCACAGAACATTGAGAAGGACTCGCACAATCTGGGGAAGTCAATTTTGGGGAAAATCATCGATTTTTGCCTTCTTTCAAAATCAACCAAGGAGCATTTTCTTCAGAAGCGGATAGCTGTATTCTCGAAGTTTGAATTTCTCCTTGAAATTGAGCTTCGGAAGAATGACTTTCTGACCATTAAGCGTGGAGTCTCTGACCCTAACAGAATTTCAATCAAGTACCATGACACCCGTTGGCAAGATTTCTCGAAACTTGAAGATGACGAATGGAGTCATTCCCTTCTTCCGTTTGACAAAGCAAAAGACATAGTCGACGGAAAACTCGATTTACACGGCTTGCGACCTTGGAGTTTTCGAAAGATCGTCCCCTTTTTAATTCGCTCACAAGACGACTACGACCAGATTTTTCAAGTCAAGAAGTTTGCTGGGCCTCATTCAGATTGGAAGCCCTTCATTGCTCATATACTTGGTTTCCCCTATGAAAATGTTGTCGAATTGTATAGTACAGAAGACGAAAAAGAAGCAAAGTCACAAGAAGAGTCGACGATTAGAAAGGAAGTTGGAGGTACTGTTGAAGATATCAGCAAGATTGACGGCACACTCCTTGTGAAACGTAGCGCATTTGATCGGAAGCGTATTCAACTCGATGAGTTTGATTTCAGAAAGTTTGATCAAGAGAAGATAAAACTTGTCGCCGAGCAACTTGACTCACAAATCGCTCAACTGAATTCTGAGCGCTATTCATTGAACGCTGCAAGACGGCGTGTCAAAGAAGTCCTAACAGATGAAACCATATTGTTTGATCCAAAAAGGGCCGAGAGTTTGTTCGCAGAGGCGAATGTACTGTTCCCAGATCAGCTAAAGAAGGACTTTGTACAATTACTAGAGTTCAATCGAAAGATCACAGAAGAGCGAAGAAAGTACCTTAATGATGAACTTGCGGAGATAGAAGAAGGGGTATCCAGAATTGGCAAGGAGATCAATGCGCTTGGCGTTAAGAGAAAGAACGCGCTTAAGTTCCTAGGCGGAAGTGATGTAATAGAAAAGTTTAAGTCGATTAGCCAAGAGATGTCGAACCTTCAGGCTGACATCATTAGCCTTGAAAGAAGGCGCGAATCACTTGCTCGGCTTCAATCGCTACGAGCTGAATTACGATCACTTAATAATAAGATTGAGCAGCTAAAAGAGGCTGTCGAGAATGACGTACTAAATGCTGAATCGAATGATACTTTTAGGAACATTCGTTTGTTTTTCAACGACATCGTTGAATCAGTAATCGGCCGAAAAGCTGTTTTAAGCGTTTCGCCGAACAGAGATGGACATCTAGAGTTCAAATATGATCTTTTAGACGTTCAAGAAAACCTCACAAGCCAAGGCGATGGCTTCACTTACCGAAAGTTCCTGTGTATTGCTGCTGATTTGGCAATACTCAGAGCACATATTGATAGTGCATTCCCTCACTTTGTCTTTCACGATGGTGTGTTTGACGCGCTTGATCCTCGTAAACGAATTAGTTTGATGCGTGTTATTAGATCATATTGCGACCTAGGACTTCAACATATTGTTACACTGATCGATTCTGATATTCCGGCTGTTCCTGAATCGGACGTCTCGTTCTTTAGTGACTCTGAAGTCGTCCTTCGATTGCATGACAATGGCGATCAAGGCCGGCTTTTCAAGATGCCAATGTGGTAA